The following proteins come from a genomic window of Streptomyces sp. GS7:
- the bioD gene encoding dethiobiotin synthase: MPVLFVTGTGTEIGKTVTTAAIASAALGQGRSVAVLKPAQTGVTAQEPGDAAEVERLAGPVTVAELARFPEPLAPATAALRAGLPAVGPQEIADAAAKLAASHDLVLVEGAGGLLVRFDADGHTLADAARLAGAPVLVVVQAGLGTLNTTALTAMALRSYGIDCPGIVVGSWPAAPDLACRCNLDDLPEAAGAPLLGLVPEGSGTLAPAAFRAAAAGWLAPELGGSGAFGTPA, from the coding sequence ATGCCGGTGCTGTTCGTCACGGGTACGGGTACCGAGATCGGCAAGACCGTGACCACGGCCGCGATCGCCTCGGCGGCGCTCGGCCAGGGCCGCTCGGTGGCCGTGCTCAAGCCCGCCCAGACCGGCGTCACGGCCCAGGAGCCGGGCGACGCGGCGGAGGTCGAGCGGCTGGCCGGACCGGTCACCGTCGCCGAACTCGCCCGCTTCCCGGAGCCGTTGGCACCCGCGACGGCCGCCCTGCGGGCCGGTCTGCCGGCGGTGGGCCCGCAGGAGATCGCCGATGCCGCGGCGAAGCTGGCCGCCTCGCACGACCTGGTCCTGGTCGAGGGCGCCGGCGGGCTGCTGGTCCGCTTCGACGCGGACGGCCACACCCTCGCCGACGCCGCGCGCCTCGCGGGCGCCCCCGTCCTCGTGGTCGTCCAGGCCGGCCTCGGCACCCTCAACACCACCGCGCTGACCGCGATGGCGCTGCGCTCGTACGGCATCGACTGCCCCGGCATCGTCGTCGGCAGCTGGCCCGCCGCGCCCGATCTCGCCTGCCGCTGCAACCTCGACGACCTCCCCGAGGCCGCCGGCGCTCCGCTCCTCGGCCTGGTCCCGGAGGGCTCCGGCACCCTGGCCCCGGCCGCCTTCCGTGCCGCGGCCGCCGGCTGGCTGGCCCCGGAACTGGGCGGCTCGGGCGCGTTCGGGACGCCCGCGTAA
- a CDS encoding class I SAM-dependent DNA methyltransferase gives MAESPDGETDGVPDLGAWYDLLNPWGPDNDFYLGLVMAAPSVLDVGCGTGTLLHRAREAGHSGRLVGLDPSGPMLARARRRTDLGITWISGDAQSLGSHGLGGFDLVVMTGHAFQCLTTDDALRDALAAVRGALCDSGRFAFETRNPLVRPWERWTPDRAAEVTHPDGRTVRVAHEVDLPVAGELVRFSETFTGPELAGPRVSRAALRFLGTDALARFLAGAGLVAEARYGDWERGPLTPSSPEIITVARRDPGSDRPGA, from the coding sequence ATGGCGGAGAGCCCGGACGGCGAGACGGACGGTGTGCCCGATCTCGGCGCGTGGTACGACCTCCTCAACCCCTGGGGCCCGGACAACGACTTCTACCTGGGCCTGGTGATGGCCGCGCCCTCCGTCCTCGACGTCGGCTGCGGCACCGGCACCCTGCTGCACCGCGCCCGCGAGGCCGGACACAGCGGCCGCCTCGTCGGGCTCGACCCGTCCGGGCCGATGCTGGCCAGGGCCCGGCGCCGTACGGACCTCGGCATCACGTGGATCTCCGGCGACGCGCAGTCCCTCGGCTCCCATGGACTCGGCGGCTTCGACCTGGTGGTGATGACCGGCCACGCCTTCCAGTGCCTCACCACGGACGACGCGTTACGCGACGCGCTCGCCGCCGTCCGGGGCGCGCTGTGCGACAGCGGCAGGTTCGCCTTCGAGACGCGCAATCCGCTGGTCCGGCCGTGGGAGCGGTGGACGCCGGACCGGGCGGCGGAGGTGACGCACCCCGACGGGCGCACGGTGCGGGTCGCGCACGAGGTCGATCTGCCGGTGGCCGGGGAACTCGTGCGGTTCTCGGAGACGTTCACCGGGCCGGAGCTGGCCGGGCCGCGGGTGAGCCGGGCCGCGCTGCGGTTTCTCGGCACGGATGCACTGGCGCGGTTTCTGGCCGGGGCCGGGCTGGTGGCTGAGGCGCGGTACGGGGACTGGGAGCGCGGTCCGCTGACGCCGTCGAGCCCGGAGATCATCACCGTCGCGCGGCGTGATCCCGGGTCAGACCGTCCAGGTGCGTAG
- a CDS encoding fic family toxin-antitoxin system, toxin component has product MTLRIDLAWLLLIAEQHTPGDPQVTDWGALVAAVGRHEAEIFGVPVYPEPQDRAAALLQLLLRVPALEGANAMFATAVAYGYLVASGLKVATSPEQVRDLARLVKEGTADVHAIADELRTWTV; this is encoded by the coding sequence GTGACACTGCGCATCGATCTCGCCTGGCTCCTCCTGATCGCCGAACAGCACACCCCCGGAGACCCCCAGGTCACCGACTGGGGCGCCCTGGTGGCCGCGGTGGGCCGCCACGAAGCGGAGATATTCGGCGTCCCCGTCTACCCCGAACCCCAGGACCGCGCCGCCGCGCTCCTCCAACTCCTGCTGCGCGTACCGGCGTTGGAGGGGGCGAACGCCATGTTCGCGACCGCTGTGGCCTACGGCTACCTGGTCGCCAGCGGCCTGAAGGTCGCCACCTCTCCCGAGCAGGTCCGCGACCTGGCCCGCCTGGTCAAGGAAGGCACCGCGGACGTCCACGCCATCGCGGACGAGCTACGCACCTGGACGGTCTGA
- a CDS encoding toxin-antitoxin system HicB family antitoxin encodes MAKTQLNVRVDEATAEAARERALQRGVSMNRYIEELVLKDAGEVGQTFVEAASDFMKQYERVFAEEFGLEQGRTPLSHPEGQPGTT; translated from the coding sequence GTGGCGAAGACGCAGCTGAACGTCCGCGTGGACGAAGCCACCGCCGAAGCGGCGCGGGAGCGCGCCCTCCAGCGGGGAGTGAGCATGAACCGCTATATCGAGGAACTCGTCCTCAAGGACGCCGGAGAGGTCGGCCAGACCTTCGTCGAAGCCGCCTCCGACTTCATGAAGCAGTACGAACGGGTCTTCGCCGAAGAATTCGGCCTGGAGCAGGGCCGCACCCCCCTCAGCCACCCGGAAGGACAGCCGGGCACAACGTGA
- a CDS encoding LysR family transcriptional regulator, giving the protein MELNLHRLWIFMQVVEHQGFSAAAHKLYMSQPSVSNQVRRLEQSLRVTLIDRSGTRVRPTAEGEVLAEYGKRVFLLAEEAVAAVQQVGGPVTGRLLVGGSTTVGTYLLPALLARYQQRHPGIDCDVFVGNHEAVQERLLGGGIGIAVVAGTPHGDRLAVESVLDEHPVLIAAPDHPLARRSTVDPADLTEARARFLLREPGSRTRELQERVLADWGLAAAPRADIWGPEAVKQCVAAGLGLALISEHAVVDEVRAGTLAILPVSPAPQPRPISLVRRRDRVLSAAERAFLEVLRGLRNRPEERAAGLVPAGHGGHAEGGDGGSCRC; this is encoded by the coding sequence GTGGAACTCAACCTCCACCGACTGTGGATCTTCATGCAGGTCGTCGAGCACCAGGGCTTCTCCGCCGCCGCGCACAAGCTCTACATGAGCCAGCCGTCCGTCTCCAACCAGGTCCGCCGGCTCGAACAGTCGCTGCGGGTCACCCTCATCGACCGCTCCGGCACCCGCGTCCGGCCGACCGCCGAGGGCGAGGTGCTCGCCGAGTACGGCAAGCGGGTCTTCCTGCTCGCCGAGGAGGCGGTGGCCGCCGTCCAGCAGGTCGGGGGCCCGGTGACCGGCCGCCTCCTGGTCGGCGGCTCCACCACCGTGGGCACGTACCTGCTGCCCGCCCTCCTGGCCCGCTACCAGCAGCGCCACCCCGGCATCGACTGCGACGTCTTCGTCGGCAACCACGAGGCTGTGCAGGAGCGGCTGCTCGGCGGCGGCATCGGCATCGCGGTCGTCGCCGGCACGCCGCACGGCGACCGGCTGGCCGTCGAGTCCGTCCTCGACGAGCACCCGGTCCTGATCGCGGCCCCGGACCATCCGCTGGCCCGGCGCAGCACCGTCGACCCCGCCGACCTGACCGAAGCCCGCGCCCGCTTCCTGCTGCGCGAACCGGGCTCCCGGACCCGCGAACTCCAAGAACGCGTCCTGGCCGACTGGGGCCTGGCCGCCGCCCCGCGCGCCGACATCTGGGGCCCGGAGGCGGTCAAGCAGTGCGTGGCGGCCGGCCTGGGCCTGGCCCTGATCTCGGAACACGCCGTCGTCGACGAGGTCCGCGCCGGCACCCTCGCGATACTCCCCGTCAGCCCGGCCCCGCAACCCCGCCCCATCAGCCTGGTACGCCGCCGGGACCGTGTGCTGTCCGCCGCGGAACGGGCGTTCCTGGAGGTCCTGCGGGGGCTGCGGAACCGGCCGGAGGAGCGGGCGGCGGGCCTGGTACCGGCGGGGCACGGGGGACACGCGGAGGGCGGTGACGGCGGCTCTTGCCGGTGCTAG
- a CDS encoding APC family permease, whose translation MERVADRDTRAPLPKRPERMPHDVIRRETGATDRTARPPLRPRRIAAVSVPAPVPHLKRSLRRFDIMAMGVAAVISFDVIGQIAAGGGQAITWIAVLAVTFLLPYALIFAETGAAFPQEGGPYVWVEVAFGRLPAALTTLFYWVTNPVWLGGSLVFLAAEAWNGFVSPLGSGTFTDYVFKLVFIWAAILTAVISLRRGKWITTAGAGAKVLALAFFTATAVAYGVQHGFRGLEQADFSPTAAGFLTLVPVLLFAYVGFEAPNAAGDEMHDPQRDVPVAIGRTGTIATCCYLLPVAAILSAAPPGRVTGIGGFMDAAELVFGIYGSWRGPLLTCTAVLFAVALLTQGSAWMIVADRMQAMAAADGGFFTGALGAFHPRLGTPVRMNLVSGVTATAFMVAAMNLAHGNAAAVFGVVLSVAITTLLLSYLALIPALLALRLHHREVPRPYEVPFGTRGFTVATLLVYAWILLGSWATLFPGTLEAAVGIPYRFRTVWGVSRLTFETFTLGTVGLLLAVGLAGYLIQHVRTRSHDDQHRARPAG comes from the coding sequence GTGGAACGGGTAGCGGACCGCGACACCCGCGCGCCGCTGCCGAAGCGGCCGGAGCGGATGCCGCACGATGTGATCCGCCGGGAGACCGGAGCGACCGACCGGACCGCTCGCCCACCGCTCCGCCCCAGGAGGATCGCCGCCGTGTCCGTCCCCGCCCCCGTTCCGCATCTGAAACGCAGTCTGCGCCGGTTCGACATCATGGCGATGGGCGTCGCCGCGGTGATCTCCTTCGACGTGATCGGGCAGATCGCCGCCGGCGGCGGCCAGGCCATCACCTGGATCGCCGTCCTGGCGGTGACGTTCCTGCTGCCGTACGCCCTGATCTTCGCCGAGACCGGCGCCGCGTTCCCCCAGGAGGGCGGCCCGTACGTCTGGGTGGAGGTGGCCTTCGGCCGACTGCCGGCCGCTCTGACCACCCTGTTCTACTGGGTCACCAATCCGGTCTGGCTCGGCGGCTCGCTCGTGTTCCTGGCCGCCGAAGCCTGGAACGGCTTCGTCTCCCCCCTGGGCTCCGGCACCTTCACCGACTACGTCTTCAAGCTCGTCTTCATCTGGGCCGCCATCCTCACCGCGGTGATCTCGCTGCGCCGCGGCAAGTGGATCACCACGGCCGGCGCCGGCGCCAAGGTGCTGGCGCTGGCCTTCTTCACCGCCACCGCGGTGGCCTACGGCGTCCAGCACGGCTTCCGCGGGCTGGAGCAGGCCGACTTCTCCCCCACCGCCGCCGGGTTCCTGACGCTGGTGCCGGTCCTGCTGTTCGCCTACGTCGGGTTCGAGGCGCCCAACGCGGCGGGCGACGAGATGCACGATCCGCAGCGCGACGTCCCGGTGGCCATCGGGCGGACCGGCACCATCGCCACCTGCTGCTATCTGCTGCCGGTGGCGGCCATCCTGTCCGCCGCCCCGCCCGGTCGGGTCACCGGGATCGGCGGCTTCATGGACGCCGCCGAGCTGGTCTTCGGGATCTACGGATCCTGGCGGGGACCGCTGCTGACCTGCACCGCGGTGCTGTTCGCGGTGGCGCTGCTGACCCAGGGGAGCGCCTGGATGATCGTCGCCGACCGGATGCAGGCGATGGCCGCGGCCGACGGCGGCTTCTTCACCGGCGCGCTGGGGGCGTTCCATCCGCGGCTGGGCACCCCGGTCCGGATGAACCTGGTCTCCGGCGTCACCGCCACCGCCTTCATGGTCGCCGCGATGAACCTGGCCCACGGCAACGCCGCCGCCGTCTTCGGCGTCGTGCTGTCCGTCGCCATCACCACCCTGCTGCTGTCCTACCTCGCGCTGATCCCCGCACTGCTGGCACTGCGGCTGCACCACCGCGAGGTGCCCCGGCCCTACGAAGTCCCGTTCGGCACCCGGGGCTTCACGGTCGCGACGCTGCTGGTCTACGCCTGGATCCTGCTCGGCTCATGGGCGACGCTGTTCCCCGGCACCCTGGAGGCGGCGGTCGGCATCCCGTACCGCTTCCGAACGGTCTGGGGCGTCTCCCGGCTCACCTTCGAGACGTTCACGCTGGGCACCGTCGGTCTGCTGCTCGCCGTCGGGCTCGCCGGCTACCTGATCCAGCACGTGCGCACCCGTTCCCACGACGATCAGCACCGGGCCCGCCCGGCCGGCTAG
- a CDS encoding phage tail protein, giving the protein MSHGDAAADAPLPSAVSIELGAFQVETVRSVTGPAIGAAPPGAGRQPDGPGRAGEITIVRGPDKSTAFTDWLTRCLVDRTDVPARQAVTVVHYAADRTPLRRFHLANAFPTSWETLRDEAGDGAAEESVTLEYEELTVSI; this is encoded by the coding sequence ATGTCCCACGGAGACGCAGCGGCGGACGCACCGCTCCCCTCGGCCGTCAGCATCGAACTCGGCGCGTTCCAGGTCGAGACGGTCCGCTCGGTGACCGGTCCGGCGATCGGCGCGGCACCACCCGGCGCCGGCCGGCAACCGGACGGCCCGGGTCGGGCCGGTGAGATCACCATCGTGCGCGGCCCGGACAAGAGCACCGCCTTCACCGACTGGCTCACCAGATGCCTGGTGGACCGCACCGACGTCCCGGCCCGGCAGGCGGTGACCGTCGTCCACTACGCCGCCGACCGCACCCCGTTGCGCCGCTTCCACCTCGCCAACGCCTTCCCGACCTCGTGGGAAACCCTGCGCGACGAGGCGGGAGACGGCGCCGCCGAGGAGTCGGTGACGCTGGAATACGAGGAGTTGACGGTCTCCATCTGA
- a CDS encoding LLM class F420-dependent oxidoreductase, producing the protein MPRPFRFGVNMLTIDSGPTWREKCRRAEELGYDVLLVPDHLGWPAPFPALVAAAEATERPRVGTFVLNAGFFNPALLAREVATTDALTGGRLELGLGTGYVKAEHDTAGLPFGTPGQRVDHLERTIGELDRLLGDPEYRPQAVQRPRPPLLIGGNGPRMLRLAARHAEIAAFTGGRQAPGKPEGTVELLPPEKLAASVAAYQDYAAGRAEPAELNIIVHQVLVTDDRRAAAREIAARGMGVDEEQALEVPTLLIGTPAQLAEQLRERRERYGFSYITVLDPFLEAFAPVIEELKGS; encoded by the coding sequence ATGCCACGTCCGTTCCGCTTCGGCGTCAACATGCTCACCATCGACTCGGGCCCGACCTGGCGCGAGAAGTGCCGGCGCGCCGAGGAGCTGGGCTATGACGTGCTGCTCGTCCCGGACCATCTGGGGTGGCCGGCGCCGTTCCCCGCGCTGGTCGCCGCCGCGGAGGCCACCGAGCGGCCCCGGGTGGGCACCTTCGTGCTCAACGCCGGGTTCTTCAACCCGGCGCTGCTGGCCCGCGAGGTGGCCACCACCGACGCGCTCACCGGCGGCCGGCTGGAACTGGGCCTGGGCACGGGGTATGTGAAGGCGGAGCACGACACGGCCGGGCTGCCCTTCGGGACGCCCGGGCAGCGGGTGGACCATCTGGAGCGCACCATCGGCGAGTTGGACCGGCTGCTCGGCGACCCCGAGTACCGGCCGCAGGCCGTCCAGCGGCCGCGCCCGCCGCTGCTGATCGGCGGCAACGGCCCGCGGATGCTGCGGCTGGCGGCGCGGCACGCGGAGATCGCGGCGTTCACCGGCGGCCGGCAGGCACCCGGCAAGCCGGAGGGCACCGTGGAGCTGCTGCCGCCCGAGAAGCTGGCGGCCTCGGTTGCCGCATACCAGGATTACGCCGCGGGCCGCGCCGAGCCGGCCGAGCTGAACATCATCGTCCACCAGGTGCTGGTGACCGACGACCGCCGCGCCGCCGCACGGGAGATCGCCGCACGGGGCATGGGGGTGGACGAGGAGCAGGCGCTGGAGGTCCCGACCCTGCTGATCGGGACGCCGGCGCAGCTGGCCGAGCAGCTGCGCGAGCGCCGGGAGCGGTACGGCTTCTCGTACATCACCGTGCTGGACCCGTTCCTGGAGGCGTTCGCGCCGGTGATCGAGGAGCTGAAGGGCAGCTGA
- a CDS encoding GNAT family N-acetyltransferase translates to MTELQVRAATPADLDAVLAFWKIAAEGTSISDDTDGVARLLARDPEALLLAEDDGELVGTAIAGFDGWRCHLYRLAVHPDRRRRGTGGALLAAAEARFTALGGRRGDAMVLDRNELAHHAWRAAGYAPEPQWSRWVKQLDG, encoded by the coding sequence ATGACTGAACTCCAGGTCCGGGCCGCGACGCCGGCCGATCTCGATGCCGTCCTCGCCTTCTGGAAGATCGCCGCCGAGGGCACCAGCATCAGCGACGACACGGACGGGGTGGCGCGGCTGCTGGCGCGCGACCCCGAGGCGCTGCTGCTCGCCGAGGACGACGGCGAGCTGGTCGGCACCGCGATCGCCGGCTTCGACGGCTGGCGCTGCCATCTCTACCGGCTCGCCGTCCATCCCGACCGCCGCCGGCGCGGTACCGGCGGCGCGCTGCTGGCAGCGGCCGAGGCGCGGTTCACCGCACTGGGCGGCCGGCGCGGCGATGCCATGGTGCTGGACCGCAACGAGCTCGCGCACCATGCCTGGCGGGCGGCGGGGTATGCTCCCGAGCCGCAGTGGAGCCGCTGGGTCAAGCAGCTCGACGGCTGA
- a CDS encoding hemolysin family protein, with product MTDLLLLAVALLLTLACGVFVAAEFSLTTVERSDLQRAAERGDRGADSALKAVRGLTFQLSGAQLGITVTGLLIGMLSKPAIATLLSGPLAAIGLPRSAADSVALVLGTAISTVVLMVVGELVPKNWAISSPLAVAKKVATAQRGFSATFRPLIRHLNNTANHMVRRMGLEPAEELASARGPQELVALARHSAKEGALEPDTAELFVRTLNLADLTAENVMTPRVQVVALEVQSTAEDVANATRATGLSRFPVYRGSLDSVVGVAHIKDVLAVPAERRPRQPVADLLREPLLVPETLTVDRLLDRLSGRRTMAVVIDEYGGTAGVATLEDIVEEVVGEVRDEHDPMEIPDLAPAGTDADGRAIYQADGAARTDRLERIGLRLPDGPYETLAGLIATELGRIPAPGDTLEVAGWSMDVLDASGHRAARVLLHAPATNADGADGADGTDSAEGAR from the coding sequence ATGACCGACCTGCTCCTGCTGGCCGTGGCACTCCTCCTGACCCTGGCCTGCGGCGTCTTCGTCGCGGCGGAGTTCTCGCTGACGACGGTCGAGCGCAGCGACCTGCAGCGCGCCGCCGAGCGCGGTGACCGCGGTGCGGACAGCGCCCTCAAGGCCGTCCGCGGACTGACCTTCCAGCTCTCCGGCGCCCAGCTCGGCATCACCGTCACCGGCCTGCTCATCGGCATGCTGTCCAAACCGGCCATCGCCACGCTGCTGTCCGGGCCGCTGGCCGCGATCGGCCTGCCGCGCTCCGCCGCGGACTCGGTGGCCCTGGTCCTCGGCACGGCGATCTCCACGGTGGTGCTGATGGTCGTGGGCGAGCTGGTCCCCAAGAACTGGGCGATCTCCAGCCCGCTGGCCGTCGCCAAGAAGGTCGCCACCGCACAGCGCGGCTTCAGCGCCACCTTCAGACCGCTGATCAGGCATCTCAACAACACCGCCAACCACATGGTCCGCCGGATGGGCCTGGAGCCGGCCGAGGAGCTGGCCTCGGCGCGCGGCCCGCAGGAGCTGGTGGCGCTGGCCCGGCACTCCGCCAAGGAAGGCGCCCTGGAGCCGGACACCGCCGAGCTGTTCGTCCGCACCCTCAACCTGGCCGATCTGACCGCGGAGAACGTGATGACGCCGCGGGTCCAGGTGGTGGCCCTGGAAGTGCAGTCCACCGCCGAGGACGTCGCCAACGCCACCCGCGCCACCGGGCTGTCCCGCTTCCCGGTCTACCGCGGCAGCCTGGACAGCGTCGTCGGGGTGGCCCACATCAAGGACGTACTGGCCGTGCCGGCCGAGCGGCGCCCCCGCCAGCCGGTCGCCGACCTGCTGCGCGAACCGCTGCTGGTGCCCGAGACGCTGACCGTGGACCGGCTGCTGGACCGGCTGTCCGGCCGGCGCACGATGGCCGTGGTCATCGACGAGTACGGCGGCACCGCCGGCGTGGCCACCCTGGAGGACATCGTCGAGGAGGTGGTCGGCGAGGTCCGCGACGAGCACGATCCGATGGAGATCCCCGACCTGGCCCCGGCCGGTACGGACGCGGACGGCCGCGCCATCTACCAGGCGGACGGCGCCGCCCGTACCGACCGGCTCGAACGGATCGGCCTGCGGCTCCCGGACGGCCCGTACGAGACCCTCGCCGGGCTGATCGCCACCGAGCTGGGCCGGATACCGGCGCCCGGCGACACCCTGGAGGTGGCGGGCTGGTCGATGGACGTGCTGGACGCGTCCGGCCACCGCGCGGCCCGGGTGCTGCTGCACGCGCCCGCAACCAACGCTGACGGCGCTGA